In Streptomyces violaceusniger Tu 4113, one DNA window encodes the following:
- a CDS encoding NADH:flavin oxidoreductase produces MSINGSAERAAQVLSRPFTVGGLTVPNRIAMAPMTRMFSPGGVPNADVVAYYARRAAGGVGLIITEGTYIDHPSAGLSDSVPRFYGEDALAGWADVVKQVHLAGGRIAPQIWHVGVSREEGAPPHPEAPVLSPSGIGLNGEPVGRAMTQDDVDAVIAAFAEAAAGAERIGFDGVELHGAHGYLIDQFLWDATNRRGDAYGGDPASRVRFATELVAACRKAVSAEFPIIFRTSQWKQDHYDVRMAETPQELEALLTPLVEAGVDVFHSSTRRYWTPEFEGSELNLAGWTKKLTGKSTITVGSVGLNQDFLPTFVPGTGSEQAQVADIENLLDRLERDEFDLVAVGRALLADPEWAAKVLGGRTAELVPYSKEQLGTLH; encoded by the coding sequence GTGTCCATAAACGGGAGTGCTGAGCGCGCGGCACAGGTTCTGTCCCGGCCGTTCACCGTGGGCGGGCTGACCGTGCCCAACCGGATCGCCATGGCGCCGATGACCCGCATGTTCTCGCCCGGGGGCGTGCCCAACGCCGATGTGGTGGCGTACTACGCGCGCCGCGCGGCCGGTGGGGTGGGGCTGATCATTACGGAGGGGACGTACATCGACCATCCCTCGGCCGGGCTGAGCGACAGCGTGCCGCGCTTCTACGGGGAGGACGCCCTCGCGGGGTGGGCCGACGTCGTGAAGCAGGTGCATCTCGCGGGTGGGCGGATCGCGCCGCAGATCTGGCATGTGGGGGTTTCGCGGGAGGAGGGCGCGCCGCCGCACCCGGAGGCGCCCGTGCTGAGCCCGTCGGGGATCGGGCTGAACGGCGAGCCGGTCGGGCGGGCGATGACGCAGGATGACGTGGACGCGGTGATAGCGGCCTTCGCGGAGGCGGCGGCGGGCGCGGAGCGGATCGGGTTCGACGGGGTCGAACTGCATGGCGCCCATGGCTATTTGATCGACCAGTTCCTGTGGGACGCGACCAACCGGCGCGGCGATGCCTATGGCGGCGACCCGGCCTCCCGGGTCCGGTTCGCCACCGAACTCGTGGCCGCTTGCCGTAAGGCCGTCTCGGCCGAGTTCCCGATCATCTTCCGTACCTCGCAGTGGAAGCAGGACCACTACGACGTGCGCATGGCCGAGACCCCGCAGGAGCTGGAGGCGCTGCTCACCCCACTGGTGGAGGCGGGGGTGGATGTCTTCCACTCCTCGACCCGGCGCTACTGGACACCGGAGTTCGAGGGCTCGGAGCTGAACCTCGCCGGGTGGACGAAGAAGCTCACCGGGAAGTCCACGATCACGGTCGGCTCGGTCGGGCTCAACCAGGACTTCCTGCCGACGTTCGTCCCCGGGACCGGCAGTGAGCAGGCGCAGGTGGCGGACATCGAGAATCTGCTGGACCGGCTGGAGCGGGACGAGTTCGATCTCGTCGCCGTCGGCCGCGCCCTGCTCGCCGACCCCGAGTGGGCCGCGAAGGTGCTCGGCGGGCGTACGGCGGAGCTGGTGCCCTACTCCAAGGAGCAGCTCGGCACGCTGCACTGA
- a CDS encoding methyltransferase domain-containing protein: MTDLEELRARAAETLDIAEPWIRRVFEAVPRREFVPSTVWVVDGGVYRPLHRADDPDRWARMVYDPAQAMTTQVDDGAPATAGGDVPTSSISAPTAVVTMLAELDLRPGHRVLEIGAGTGYNAALLAERAGAGRVTTLDVDPEVADGARVALHRAGYGGVTVLEADGEQGWRGGAPYDRLVATASVTSIPWAWVEQVRPGGLILAPFRTAFCSHGLARLTVSDGCVEGRFVGAVTFMAVRGQRARPRIDGVFSTEAWEESRAGKSDVDVTVLADPHAEFAVGLRLADVAHWAQDGGHWWCSRDSWAYAADGAVHQWGPRDLAVETAEALAWWEGAGRPELFDFGLTVTADGHHRVWLGDPSAAWPLPAA, encoded by the coding sequence GTGACCGATCTGGAAGAGCTGCGCGCGCGGGCGGCCGAGACGCTCGACATCGCCGAGCCGTGGATACGGCGCGTGTTCGAGGCCGTCCCGCGACGCGAATTCGTCCCCAGCACCGTATGGGTGGTGGACGGCGGCGTGTACCGGCCGCTCCACCGGGCGGACGACCCCGACCGGTGGGCCCGCATGGTGTATGACCCCGCGCAGGCCATGACCACACAGGTGGACGACGGGGCCCCCGCCACCGCCGGCGGCGATGTGCCCACCAGCTCCATCTCCGCGCCGACTGCCGTCGTGACCATGCTCGCCGAGCTGGATCTGCGGCCGGGGCATCGGGTGCTGGAGATCGGGGCGGGCACCGGGTACAACGCGGCGCTGTTGGCCGAGCGGGCAGGCGCCGGGCGGGTGACCACGCTGGACGTCGACCCGGAGGTGGCCGACGGCGCACGAGTCGCGCTGCACCGGGCCGGGTACGGCGGAGTGACGGTGCTGGAAGCGGACGGCGAGCAGGGCTGGCGCGGGGGCGCGCCCTACGACCGTCTGGTGGCCACGGCCTCGGTGACGTCGATCCCGTGGGCGTGGGTGGAGCAGGTGCGGCCCGGCGGCCTGATCCTGGCCCCGTTCCGCACCGCGTTCTGCTCGCACGGGCTCGCACGGCTGACCGTCTCGGACGGCTGTGTCGAGGGCCGGTTCGTGGGCGCGGTGACGTTCATGGCCGTGCGGGGCCAGCGGGCGCGCCCGCGTATCGATGGGGTCTTCTCCACGGAGGCGTGGGAGGAGAGCCGCGCCGGCAAGTCCGACGTGGACGTCACGGTGCTCGCCGACCCGCACGCCGAGTTCGCGGTCGGGTTGAGGCTGGCCGACGTGGCGCACTGGGCGCAGGACGGCGGGCACTGGTGGTGCAGCCGGGACTCCTGGGCGTACGCGGCGGATGGCGCGGTGCACCAGTGGGGGCCGCGAGACCTGGCCGTCGAGACCGCCGAGGCCCTCGCCTGGTGGGAGGGCGCCGGGCGGCCGGAGTTGTTCGACTTCGGGCTGACGGTCACGGCCGATGGCCACCACCGGGTATGGCTCGGCGATCCCTCGGCGGCGTGGCCCCTGCCCGCCGCGTAG
- a CDS encoding DUF397 domain-containing protein produces MSDLTWQKSSFSEAAAANCVELAATPGGIHIRESDEPDAVIRSSAPSYVP; encoded by the coding sequence ATGTCGGACCTCACCTGGCAGAAGTCATCGTTCAGTGAAGCTGCTGCGGCCAACTGCGTGGAACTCGCCGCCACCCCCGGCGGCATCCACATACGCGAAAGCGATGAGCCCGATGCGGTGATTCGCAGCTCGGCTCCCTCATACGTGCCGTGA
- a CDS encoding DUF397 domain-containing protein — protein sequence MPDLKWRKSSFSTDVHQNCVELAAVADGIRIRESDEPETVIRTNPAALRSFIRAVKTARLDHIR from the coding sequence ATGCCTGATCTCAAGTGGCGCAAGTCCTCCTTCAGCACGGACGTCCACCAAAACTGCGTGGAACTCGCCGCCGTCGCAGACGGCATCCGCATACGCGAGAGCGACGAGCCCGAAACGGTGATCCGCACCAACCCAGCAGCCCTTCGGTCGTTCATACGAGCCGTAAAGACCGCACGCCTCGACCACATCCGCTGA
- a CDS encoding helix-turn-helix domain-containing protein: MALRTNPTERQRRLGAELRRLREQAGLTLNEAGALIDMGRVHLTHVEGGRTAIPSERLRRLCEGYGCTSVPLVEALVSLGEDKGKGWWSGYKGDMRAAALDLAELESRAIGLRSYESLFIPGVFQSEDYTRAIFRVSDVVTNPSDIDRAVEFRMRRQAALTAEDPPTVHAVIHEAALHMRFGGSAVTRKQLLRLVELAELPHVTIQVLPFAADGLPMANTPFNLIASHGGILETIQLDHASQSMFLHDPESVAQYRRHFDRLRGVALPPVDTSPSAISHDVRDSLGLIRHILYSHY, translated from the coding sequence TTGGCACTGCGAACCAACCCCACGGAAAGACAGCGCCGCCTTGGCGCAGAGCTGCGAAGGTTGCGCGAGCAAGCTGGGTTGACGCTGAACGAGGCGGGCGCGCTCATCGACATGGGTCGTGTGCACCTGACGCATGTCGAGGGCGGCCGCACGGCGATCCCGAGCGAGCGACTGCGTCGGCTTTGCGAGGGTTATGGGTGCACAAGTGTGCCCCTTGTCGAGGCGCTGGTCAGCCTCGGGGAAGACAAGGGCAAGGGCTGGTGGAGCGGCTACAAGGGCGACATGCGCGCCGCAGCCCTCGACTTGGCGGAACTTGAGTCCCGCGCCATCGGGCTTCGCTCCTACGAGTCGCTGTTCATCCCCGGGGTCTTCCAGTCGGAGGATTACACCCGCGCCATCTTTCGGGTCAGCGACGTGGTGACGAACCCTTCCGACATCGACCGGGCGGTGGAGTTTCGGATGCGCCGCCAGGCGGCCCTCACCGCTGAAGACCCGCCCACGGTCCATGCCGTCATCCACGAGGCTGCGCTGCACATGCGGTTCGGCGGCTCCGCCGTGACGCGCAAGCAGTTGCTGCGGCTCGTAGAACTGGCGGAACTGCCGCATGTGACGATTCAGGTCCTGCCCTTCGCGGCCGACGGCCTTCCGATGGCGAACACGCCCTTCAACCTGATCGCTTCACACGGCGGGATTCTGGAAACCATCCAGTTGGACCACGCAAGCCAGTCCATGTTCCTGCACGACCCGGAGTCGGTCGCCCAGTACCGAAGGCACTTCGACCGGCTCCGTGGCGTAGCCCTACCGCCGGTGGACACCAGCCCTTCCGCGATCAGCCATGACGTTCGAGATTCGCTTGGCCTGATCCGACACATCCTCTACAGCCATTACTAG
- a CDS encoding ATP-binding protein — translation MGALAHPEHPHRYTLSAPALPTSPRLCRDFVRGIFAASGLPQLAEAAALCTSELVTNVHRHGKGDVRMAATIQHDRVRVTVHDDSPELPSPRRAAGDDTNGRGLFLVTVLSDGCGMTPDEPANGTGKAVWFEFNVPPANTKSTA, via the coding sequence ATGGGAGCACTCGCACACCCGGAACATCCGCACCGCTACACCCTCTCCGCCCCCGCCCTCCCCACTTCACCCCGCCTGTGCCGCGACTTCGTACGCGGCATCTTCGCGGCCTCGGGGTTACCCCAACTCGCCGAAGCGGCAGCCCTCTGCACATCCGAGTTGGTGACCAACGTCCATCGCCATGGCAAGGGCGACGTACGGATGGCCGCCACCATCCAGCACGACCGCGTCCGCGTGACCGTCCACGACGACAGCCCCGAACTGCCCTCGCCCCGGCGCGCGGCCGGCGATGACACCAACGGGCGCGGCCTCTTCCTGGTCACCGTCCTCTCCGACGGCTGCGGCATGACCCCCGACGAACCGGCCAACGGCACCGGCAAAGCGGTGTGGTTCGAGTTCAACGTCCCGCCCGCGAACACGAAAAGCACCGCATGA
- a CDS encoding NACHT domain-containing protein produces the protein MDPAVIGARLASGVAAPLIKKLFVKEGPGAGLVDQPVRISSLVSFRGEKRTLTEKDLDKLAAELVAQATRHAGPGERPCPADEDELVAEQLATTLYALGDLDMNDVQAVQLGHRGLARALIDATLAKGNKLFLSQGGTLLYQRLLDTACLHILHFFTQRSAFIPRTLVDQSGRLSELITKIDILIERIPSQTAQDAGFERRYAEYMIGKHSTLTIVGIDLSHAEATWPLDAAYLSLEAVSSGEERPLGAFAGEPGGSGESPAAEHTAHAALPAALPADRALSGHQRVLLRGVAGSGKTTLVQWLAVCTARQESPRGLEQLIGRVPFVLPLRTIARQASLPSPASFLASVHNPLDGAQPPGWADRVLNAGRGLLLIDGIDEIPERDRERTRAWLTDLLIAYPDNLWLVTSRPSAVADDWLGAQGFSEFTLSPMSREDMAAFIDRWHEAARQSCRTEEERAALDDYESALHTAVRTKQDLSRLATNPLMCGLICALHRARRGYLPPGRKALYDAALSMLLTRRDTERHIYAPGDVQLDEEPQIQLLQRLAYYLIRNGEAELDRDRAERLIEEALPSVPAAQALGDAPAILRHLLLRSGLLREPSVSTVDFIHRTFQDYLGAKAAVEAWDVGLLIRNAHDAQWEDVIRMAVAHARPRERAELLNKLLELARHKDGADSALRLFLLAMACLEHAPDLDPAIRDEVTRHAMGFIPPLDIPRARELATVGPLVLELLPGPEGLADEVAESCVVTASRIPVDAAIPYLAQFADHPALNVRRQLASCWGRYDTERYFADVISRLQPDGLYFVAESTEHLRLLQETGPHSKLLLRGNLTEDELRASLDPSHLTHLWMPNNNVLQDLGAVGDFPQLQELDLAGCTRVTDLTSLGDAPLRSLSCTTTPEGQILRTLDQFTSLESLTILVSGHKSLASEHQLPHISQLHIVFYESVDLDGLSHTFPGLRRLIIEGVSRHTHPIDLTPLRNLSHLELVTIGDSLTTGSEQLVGVRIRTFADARPSRDADSP, from the coding sequence GTGGATCCCGCAGTCATCGGCGCGCGCCTGGCGTCGGGCGTCGCCGCACCGCTCATCAAGAAGCTGTTCGTCAAGGAGGGGCCGGGCGCCGGGCTGGTCGACCAGCCGGTCCGCATTTCCTCCCTCGTCTCGTTCCGCGGCGAGAAGCGCACGCTGACCGAGAAGGACCTCGACAAGCTCGCCGCCGAACTGGTCGCCCAGGCCACCCGGCACGCCGGCCCCGGCGAGCGGCCGTGCCCCGCCGACGAGGACGAGCTCGTCGCCGAGCAACTGGCCACCACGCTGTACGCGCTCGGCGACCTCGACATGAACGACGTCCAGGCGGTGCAGCTCGGCCACCGAGGACTGGCCCGTGCGCTGATCGACGCCACCCTCGCCAAGGGCAACAAGCTGTTCCTCAGCCAGGGCGGCACGCTGCTCTACCAGCGCCTGCTGGACACCGCCTGCCTGCACATCCTGCACTTCTTCACCCAGCGCTCGGCCTTCATCCCCCGCACCCTCGTCGACCAGAGCGGCCGACTCAGCGAGCTGATCACCAAGATCGACATCCTGATCGAGCGGATTCCGTCCCAGACCGCGCAGGACGCGGGGTTCGAGCGCCGCTACGCCGAGTACATGATCGGCAAGCACTCCACGCTGACCATCGTCGGGATCGACCTCAGCCACGCGGAGGCCACGTGGCCGCTGGATGCGGCGTATCTCAGCCTGGAGGCGGTCTCCTCGGGCGAGGAGCGTCCGCTGGGGGCGTTCGCCGGGGAGCCCGGTGGGTCCGGTGAGTCACCCGCCGCCGAGCACACCGCGCATGCCGCGCTCCCTGCGGCCCTCCCCGCCGACCGGGCGCTCTCGGGCCATCAGCGGGTGCTGCTGCGCGGGGTCGCGGGCTCCGGCAAGACCACGCTCGTCCAGTGGCTCGCCGTGTGCACCGCACGGCAGGAGTCGCCGCGCGGCCTGGAGCAGCTCATCGGCCGCGTCCCCTTCGTCCTCCCCTTGCGTACGATCGCCCGCCAGGCATCCCTGCCCTCCCCGGCCTCATTCCTGGCCTCCGTCCACAACCCCCTGGACGGCGCGCAGCCGCCCGGCTGGGCCGACCGCGTCCTGAACGCCGGCCGCGGGCTGCTGCTGATCGACGGCATCGACGAGATCCCCGAGCGCGACCGCGAGCGCACCCGGGCCTGGCTGACCGACCTCCTCATCGCCTACCCGGACAATCTGTGGCTGGTCACCTCCCGCCCCTCCGCTGTCGCCGACGACTGGCTGGGGGCGCAGGGCTTCTCCGAGTTCACGCTGTCCCCGATGAGCCGCGAGGACATGGCGGCGTTCATCGACCGCTGGCATGAGGCGGCGCGCCAGAGCTGCCGTACGGAGGAGGAGCGGGCGGCGCTGGACGACTACGAGTCGGCCCTGCACACGGCCGTCCGCACCAAGCAGGACCTGAGCCGCCTCGCCACGAACCCGCTGATGTGCGGGCTGATCTGCGCCCTGCACCGCGCCCGGCGCGGCTATCTGCCACCGGGCCGCAAGGCTCTGTACGACGCGGCGCTGTCGATGCTGCTGACGCGGCGCGACACCGAGCGCCATATCTACGCGCCGGGTGACGTCCAGTTGGACGAGGAGCCGCAGATCCAGCTCCTCCAGCGGCTCGCCTACTACCTGATCCGCAACGGCGAGGCCGAGCTGGACCGCGACCGCGCGGAGCGCCTCATCGAGGAGGCCCTCCCCTCCGTCCCCGCCGCCCAGGCCTTGGGCGACGCCCCGGCCATCCTGCGCCATCTGCTGCTCCGGAGTGGGCTGTTGCGCGAGCCGTCCGTGAGCACGGTGGACTTCATCCACCGCACCTTCCAGGACTACCTGGGCGCGAAGGCGGCGGTGGAGGCGTGGGACGTCGGCCTGCTGATCCGCAATGCGCATGACGCGCAGTGGGAGGACGTCATCCGCATGGCGGTCGCGCATGCGCGACCGCGCGAGCGGGCGGAGCTGCTGAACAAGCTGCTGGAGCTGGCCCGGCACAAGGACGGCGCCGACTCGGCGCTTCGTCTGTTTCTGCTGGCCATGGCCTGCCTGGAGCACGCGCCCGATCTGGACCCGGCGATACGGGACGAGGTCACGCGGCACGCGATGGGGTTCATCCCGCCCCTGGACATCCCGCGAGCACGGGAGTTGGCCACGGTGGGCCCACTGGTCCTGGAGCTTCTTCCGGGGCCGGAGGGGCTGGCGGACGAGGTCGCGGAAAGCTGTGTGGTGACGGCCTCACGCATACCGGTGGACGCGGCGATCCCCTATCTGGCCCAATTCGCCGACCACCCGGCGCTCAATGTTCGTCGACAGCTCGCCTCGTGCTGGGGGCGATACGACACTGAACGCTACTTCGCGGACGTGATCTCCCGCCTCCAACCGGACGGGCTGTACTTCGTGGCCGAGTCCACGGAGCACTTGCGCCTGCTTCAGGAAACCGGCCCTCACTCAAAGCTGCTCCTGCGCGGCAACCTCACGGAGGATGAGCTCCGCGCCTCCCTGGATCCCAGCCATCTCACCCACCTATGGATGCCCAACAACAATGTCCTGCAAGATCTCGGCGCCGTCGGTGACTTCCCTCAACTGCAAGAGCTCGACTTGGCCGGTTGTACCCGGGTTACCGATCTGACCTCGCTAGGTGACGCTCCCCTGCGGTCCTTAAGCTGCACCACAACCCCGGAAGGCCAGATCCTCCGCACTCTGGATCAGTTCACCTCCCTGGAAAGCCTCACGATCTTGGTCAGTGGGCACAAGTCGCTAGCATCGGAACACCAGCTACCGCACATCTCCCAGCTGCACATCGTCTTCTACGAATCAGTGGACCTTGACGGCCTATCCCACACCTTCCCGGGGCTTCGCCGCCTCATAATCGAGGGCGTATCCAGGCACACGCATCCCATCGACCTGACTCCGCTTCGCAATCTCAGCCACCTGGAGTTGGTCACCATCGGCGATTCCCTGACAACCGGTAGCGAACAGCTCGTGGGTGTCAGGATCAGGACCTTCGCCGACGCTCGGCCTTCAAGAGACGCTGATAGTCCGTGA
- a CDS encoding M23 family metallopeptidase — MAPRATNRRFSLTSVSKGRAAVVAVGLGASLALGAGTAFAVGAGEAPAAPSVKQVAVKAPAKKAPAKDWQTPVDKFSIGAGFGLAGNLWSHNHSGQDFVVPTGTPVHAAHDGVVVKAGPNGGGDGPAYGNAIVIKHDNATYSQYAHLSRIDVRIGQTVTEGQQIGLSGSTGNSTGPHLHFEIRTTPNYGSAVEPLKFLRDHGVNV, encoded by the coding sequence ATGGCCCCGCGCGCCACAAACCGCCGTTTCTCGCTCACGTCCGTATCCAAGGGGCGCGCCGCTGTGGTCGCCGTCGGCCTGGGCGCCTCGCTCGCGCTGGGCGCCGGAACGGCGTTCGCCGTGGGGGCGGGCGAGGCCCCCGCCGCCCCGTCCGTCAAGCAGGTCGCCGTGAAGGCCCCGGCCAAGAAGGCCCCCGCGAAGGACTGGCAGACCCCGGTCGACAAGTTCTCGATAGGCGCGGGCTTCGGTCTGGCGGGCAACCTGTGGTCGCACAACCACAGCGGTCAGGACTTCGTCGTGCCGACGGGCACCCCGGTGCACGCGGCCCACGACGGCGTCGTCGTCAAGGCGGGCCCGAACGGCGGCGGTGACGGCCCCGCGTACGGCAACGCGATCGTGATCAAGCACGACAACGCGACGTACTCGCAGTACGCCCACCTGTCCCGGATCGATGTCCGGATCGGCCAGACCGTGACCGAGGGCCAGCAGATCGGCCTGTCCGGCAGCACCGGCAACTCGACCGGCCCGCACCTGCACTTCGAGATCCGTACGACGCCGAACTACGGCAGCGCGGTCGAGCCGCTCAAGTTCCTCCGCGACCACGGCGTCAACGTCTGA